A genome region from Arachis duranensis cultivar V14167 chromosome 8, aradu.V14167.gnm2.J7QH, whole genome shotgun sequence includes the following:
- the LOC107461832 gene encoding protein RETICULATA-RELATED 1, chloroplastic — MAALSSTFAISNSNDNQTWHHYIHCNKIPSFECNNTLPILRKTLSFRIHCTAPEPLGYSVAPLERTTFDDPPKTEIGGGDGGDGGGRGGGGGGGDSGGEAGGNDGDEEFGALLNFEAVMKEAESRGVKLPSDMVEAAKTTGIREMFLQRYLDLQGSAWPLSFMMKHCSILRNRMLADPSFLFKVGIEVLIDTCCATYAEYKQRGKDFWAEKELVAADVLVGDVVDIALVTLLAPYARIGKLSVSKGLLGRIQHACAALPSSVFEAQRPGCKFTVMQRVATYFYKGALYGSVGFGCGIIGQGFANMLMNAKRSIRKSEEDIPVPPLLPSAALWGFFLAVSSNTRYQIINGMEQLVEASPLAKKAPVVAMAFTVGVRFGNNIYGGMQFVDWAKRSGIQ; from the exons ATGGCAGCACTTTCTTCAACCTTCGCCATCTCCAACAGCAACGACAACCAAACATGGCACCACTACATTCATTGCAACAAAATCCCTTCTTTCGAATGCAACAACACTCTTCCTATTCTCCGCAAAACCCTCTCTTTCAGGATCCACTGCACTGCCCCTGAGCCTCTCGGTTATTCAGTTGCTCCTTTGGAACGCACCACATTCGATGATCCTCCTAAGACCGAGATTGGCGGAGGTGATGGCGGTGATGGTGGAGGACgtggcggcggcggcggcggtgGTGATAGCGGTGGAGAAGCAGGAGGGAACGATGGAGATGAAGAGTTCGGGGCTCTGTTGAATTTCGAAGCGGTTATGAAGGAAGCGGAATCTCGTGGTGTGAAGCTTCCTTCGGATATGGTGGAGGCAGCGAAGACCACCGGCATTCGAGAAATGTTCCTCCAACGTTACTTGGATTTACAG GGTTCGGCTTGGCCACTATCGTTTATGATGAAGCACTGTTCTATTCTGAGAAACCGAATGCTTGCTGATCCTTCTTTTCTATTTAAAGTTGGAATAGAG GTTTTGATAGACACTTGTTGTGCAACCTATGCTGAGTATAAGCAAAGAGGCAAAGACTTTTGGGCTGAGAAAGAGTTGGTTGCTGCCGATGTTCTGGTTGGAGATGTTGTTGACATTGCTTTGGTGACTTTGTTAGCACCCTATGCTCGAATCGGGAAGCTTTCTGTGTCCAAAGGTTTGCTTGGACGCATTCAACATGCTTGTGCAGCTCTTCCCAGCAG TGTATTTGAAGCTCAAAGGCCGGGATGTAAATTCACTGTGATGCAGCGCGTTGCCACATACTTCTACAAG GGTGCATTGTACGGATCCGTTGGTTTTGGATGTGGTATTATCGGTCAAGGATTTGCAAATATGCTCATGAATGCTAAAAG GAGCATTAGGAAATCTGAAGAGGACATACCTGTACCCCCACTTCTGCCAAGTGCTGCTCTTTGGG GTTTCTTCCTTGCCGTGTCATCCAACACGCGGTACCAAATCATTAATGGAATGGAGCAGCTTGTTGAAGCCTCTCCTTTGGCAAAGAAGGCCCCGGTAGTTGCAATGGCTTTCACGGTAGGTGTGAGATTTGGCAATAACATCTATGGCGGCATGCAGTTCGTAGATTGGGCCAAACGGAGTGGCATACAATGA
- the LOC107461830 gene encoding putative pentatricopeptide repeat-containing protein At3g47840: MPSSFPLLLLLLLLPRLPSSAASLLRLWRPQDAVLRSTKGVRGRVWERNRCASSFSVHPNTPHFVHNMVDLNSELKQLVKRCQLHKARHMFDKMPYRDEVSWTTIIAGYVNSSDPFEALILFLNLWIQPGLQKDQFMISVALKACALGMNIYFGESLHGFSVKSSLVDSVFVSSSLVDMYMKVGKVEQGCRVFEEMETRNVVSWTSIIAGLVHGGYSIEGLLYFSEMWRSKVGYDSYAFAIALKASADSNSLDCGKAIHTQTIKQGFDESLFVINTLASMYNKCGKPGYVIRLFKKMRMPDVVSWTTLITTYVQTGEEENAVDAFRRMRKSGVSANQYTFAAVISACANLAVKEWGQQIHGHVLRLGLVDALSVSNSLITLYSKCGMLTLASMVFCSMARKDIISWSTIIAVYSQAGYAKEAFDYLSWMRREGPKPNEFALASLLSVSGSMALLEPGKQVHARVLCIGLDHEAMVHSALISMYSKCGSLKEASKVFDGTKTNDIISWTAMINGYAEHGSSQEAIRLFEKIPSIGLKPDYVTFIGVLTACSHAGSVDQGFHYFMSMTDEYRISPSKEHYGCMIDLLCRAGRLSEAELMIRSMPFHSDDVVWSTLLRACRVHGDVDRGRQTAERILSLDPNSAGTHITLANIYAAKGRWEEVAHIRKLMKSKGVIKEPGWSWINVNDHLHSFVSADQSHPQSEDIITIFKTTKFKKRRFFAGNMFK, from the coding sequence ATGCCCTCCTCCTTTCcgcttctcctcctccttctgtTGCTCCCCCGCCTTCCTTCCTCCGCAGCCTCTCTCCTTCGATTATGGCGGCCGCAGGATGCCGTTTTGCGTAGCACAAAAGGCGTCCGGGGACGTGTTTGGGAGCGTAATCGATGTGCCTCTTCATTTTCCGTCCATCCAAACACGCCCCATTTTGTTCATAATATGGTTGACCTTAACTCCGAACTGAAGCAACTTGTGAAACGTTGTCAACTGCATAAAGCAAGgcacatgtttgataaaatgccttACAGAGATGAGGTTTCATGGACCACGATAATAGCTGGTTATGTCAATTCTTCAGACCCGTTTGAAGCGTTGATCTTGTTCTTAAATTTATGGATCCAGCCTGGTCTTCAAAAAGACCAGTTTATGATTAGTGTTGCACTCAAGGCTTGTGCTCTTGGCATGAACATATATTTTGGAGAATCATTGCATGGATTTTCTGTGAAGTCAAGTTTGGTAGACTCGGTATTTGTCAGCAGTTCACTTGTGGACATGTACATGAAAGTAGGCAAAGTAGAGCAAGGTTGCAGAGTCTTCGAAGAAATGGAAACCCGAAACGTGGTATCGTGGACGTCCATTATTGCGGGGCTTGTTCATGGTGGTTATAGTATAGAGGGATTATTGTACTTCTCTGAAATGTGGAGATCAAAAGTGGGTTATGATTCATATGCATTCGCCATCGCTTTGAAAGCATCTGCTGATTCAAATTCCTTAGATTGTGGGAAAGCTATTCACACACAAACAATAAAACAAGGGTTTGATGAGAGCTTGTTTGTGATTAATACTCTTGCTTCCATGTATAATAAATGTGGAAAACCAGGTTATGTCATCAGATTGTTCAAAAAAATGAGGATGCCAGATGTAGTTTCATGGACAACCCTTATTACAACATATGTGCAGAcgggagaagaagagaatgcAGTGGATGCATTTAGAAGGATGAGAAAATCAGGGGTTAGTGCCAATCAATACACTTTTGCAGCAGTAATTTCTGCATGTGCGAATCTTGCTGTTAAAGAATGGGGCCAGCAGATACATGGCCATGTATTGCGTCTAGGTCTGGTGGATGCCTTGTCAGTGTCGAATTCCCTCATTACACTTTATTCGAAATGTGGGATGTTAACTTTGGCTTCAATGGTGTTTTGTAGTATGGctagaaaagatattatttctTGGAGCACTATAATTGCAGTTTATTCTCAAGCAGGTTATGCAAAAGAAGCTTTTGACTATCTATCATGGATGAGAAGGGAAGGGCCAAAACCGAATGAATTTGCTCTTGCTAGCTTGCTTAGTGTGAGTGGAAGCATGGCGCTTCTTGAGCCTGGGAAGCAGGTGCATGCTCGTGTCCTATGCATTGGCCTGGATCATGAAGCAATGGTTCATAGTGCACTAATTAGTATGTATTCAAAATGTGGGAGTCTAAAAGAAGCTTCTAAAGTATTTGATGGGACTAAAACTAATGACATTATATCATGGACAGCCATGATCAATGGGTATGCTGAACATGGATCCAGCCAAGAGGCAATTCGTTTATTCGAGAAGATTCCCAGTATTGGTTTAAAACCGGACTATGTGACTTTCATTGGGGTTTTGACAGCTTGTAGCCATGCTGGATCGGTTGATCAAGGTTTTCACTACTTTATGTCAATGACTGACGAGTACCGGATCAGTCCTTCAAAAGAGCACTATGGTTGCATGATTGATCTTCTATGCAGAGCGGGAAGATTGAGTGAAGCTGAGCTTATGATACGAAGCATGCCTTTTCATAGTGATGATGTTGTGTGGTCTACCTTACTTAGAGCATGTAGGGTTCATGGGGACGTTGACAGAGGAAGACAAACAGCAGAAAGAATACTTTCTTTGGATCCGAATTCTGCAGGAACTCACATCACCCTGGCTAACATATATGCTGCCAAGGGGAGATGGGAGGAAGTTGCACACATAAGGAAGCTAATGAAGTCAAAGGGGGTAATAAAAGAGCCTGGTTGGTCTTGGATAAATGTCAATGATCACTTGCATTCATTTGTTTCTGCGGATCAGTCTCATCCGCAGAGCGAAGATATCATAACCATTTTTAAAACTACTAAGTTCAAGAAGAGGAGATTCTTTGCTGGAAACATGTTCAAGTGA